The bacterium genome includes a region encoding these proteins:
- a CDS encoding chemotaxis protein CheW, whose protein sequence is METLTRHVPVALPGRYLGFRLGGETYGLEIGVVQEIVGMLPVTRVPGAPAHVRGVVNLRGRVVPVVDLRSLFGMAAADETRRTCLVVCRIEDETETVVAAAVADDVTEVMRIDAAGAPPPADAAAGACVAGLAQQGGRVVILLDATRLFISAGGMGGAA, encoded by the coding sequence ATGGAGACGCTCACGAGACACGTGCCGGTCGCCCTTCCCGGGCGCTACCTGGGTTTCCGGCTGGGTGGCGAGACCTACGGGCTCGAGATCGGCGTGGTGCAGGAGATCGTCGGGATGCTGCCCGTGACCAGGGTCCCCGGGGCGCCGGCCCACGTGCGCGGGGTCGTGAACCTGCGCGGGCGGGTCGTCCCGGTCGTCGACCTGCGCTCCCTGTTCGGGATGGCAGCGGCGGACGAGACCCGGCGCACGTGCCTGGTGGTCTGCCGGATCGAGGACGAGACGGAGACCGTGGTCGCCGCCGCCGTCGCCGACGACGTGACCGAAGTGATGCGCATCGACGCCGCGGGGGCGCCGCCGCCGGCGGACGCCGCCGCCGGTGCCTGCGTCGCGGGTCTGGCGCAGCAGGGCGGCCGCGTCGTCATCCTGCTGGACGCGACCCGCCTGTTCATCAGCGCCGGCGGGATGGGGGGCGCGGCATGA
- a CDS encoding CheR family methyltransferase: protein MSLRQVGTWAETEPSSSGGVAEARLSVHEFARLRDLLHEHAGLSFDEGKSALLEARLRRRLQALGLADFAAYLAVLDSGAGTREIVHLVDAVATNVTRFFREPEHFAFAAAAARRLAAEGRRLHFWSAGCATGEEPYSLAMVLGSSLPAGTDWRILATDISTLALQKAQQGNYTASQVEAVPSRYQRTAFSNRTGSQGEIRRIDDDLKRMILFRRLNLGRTPYPVRGVFDLVLCRNVMIYFDPQQRADAVAEFHRLLQPGGHLIVGEAENLLGLEGRFERKQPAVYRRV from the coding sequence ATGAGCCTGCGGCAGGTCGGCACCTGGGCCGAGACGGAGCCGTCGTCGTCGGGCGGCGTCGCCGAAGCTCGACTTTCGGTGCACGAGTTCGCCCGCCTGCGCGACCTCCTGCACGAGCACGCGGGGCTCTCGTTCGACGAGGGGAAGTCGGCCCTGCTCGAGGCGCGGTTGCGCCGCCGCCTGCAGGCCCTGGGCCTGGCGGACTTCGCCGCCTACCTGGCCGTGCTGGATTCCGGGGCCGGGACGCGCGAGATCGTCCACCTGGTCGACGCCGTCGCCACCAACGTCACGCGCTTCTTCCGCGAGCCGGAGCACTTCGCGTTCGCCGCCGCCGCCGCTCGCCGGCTGGCCGCCGAGGGCCGGCGCCTGCACTTCTGGTCGGCGGGCTGCGCCACCGGCGAGGAGCCCTATTCGCTGGCGATGGTCCTGGGTTCGTCCCTGCCGGCCGGCACGGACTGGCGCATCCTGGCCACGGACATCTCGACCCTCGCCCTGCAGAAGGCCCAGCAGGGCAACTACACCGCCTCGCAGGTCGAGGCTGTGCCGTCCCGTTACCAGAGGACGGCCTTCTCGAACCGGACCGGCTCGCAGGGCGAAATCCGGCGCATCGACGACGACCTCAAACGCATGATCCTGTTCCGGCGCCTGAACCTGGGCCGCACGCCGTACCCGGTGCGCGGCGTCTTCGACCTCGTCCTTTGCCGCAACGTGATGATCTACTTCGATCCGCAGCAACGGGCGGACGCCGTGGCGGAGTTCCACCGGCTGTTGCAGCCGGGCGGCCACCTGATCGTCGGGGAAGCCGAGAACCTGCTGGGTCTCGAAGGCCGGTTCGAGCGCAAGCAGCCGGCCGTCTACAGGAGGGTCTGA
- a CDS encoding chemotaxis protein CheD — protein MSVLLDAAQAQKSGRTVITVDIAEMAVVADPALILVTYSLGSCVGVSVFDPEAGVGGLIHCMLPLSRIDPRKAADRPAMFVDTGLPALLQAVYDLGANRRNLQLKAAGGGAPLGPDEVFKIGQRNLEVLGKVLWKNGLELRAQCVGGSQARTLALDLQSGRTVVRTDGKESEL, from the coding sequence ATGAGCGTGCTGCTCGATGCCGCCCAGGCCCAGAAGTCCGGGCGGACCGTCATCACGGTGGACATCGCCGAGATGGCGGTCGTGGCGGACCCCGCCCTGATCCTGGTGACGTACTCGCTCGGGTCCTGCGTGGGGGTGAGCGTCTTCGACCCCGAGGCGGGCGTGGGCGGGCTGATCCACTGCATGCTGCCCCTGTCGAGGATCGACCCCCGCAAGGCCGCCGACCGCCCCGCGATGTTCGTCGACACGGGCCTGCCGGCGCTGCTGCAGGCCGTCTACGATCTCGGCGCGAACCGCCGCAACCTCCAGCTCAAGGCGGCGGGCGGCGGGGCGCCCCTGGGGCCGGACGAGGTCTTCAAGATCGGCCAGCGCAACCTCGAGGTGCTGGGCAAGGTGCTGTGGAAGAACGGACTCGAGCTGCGGGCCCAGTGCGTGGGCGGATCGCAGGCGCGCACCCTGGCCCTGGACCTGCAGTCCGGGCGCACGGTCGTCCGGACGGACGGAAAGGAGTCGGAACTGTGA
- a CDS encoding HDOD domain-containing protein, with protein sequence MSLKREILAKVHAVPPLPEVVFKLQKYCNDPNVSYSELAKVIEVDAGLTTSLLRLANSAYFGCEQSIGSVQYAMTRLGLKRVYQIVLAVCVAPMSRKPIRGYDLAPAMLWQHAIATAMASEYLAQELGGADPADAFTAGMLHDMGKIVLGNFVDVDMDKIRRSMDQSGIPFDEAEREVFGTDHASVAAALLQRWQLPARIVAAVRYHHHPSACAEPEPLLDIVHIADVLCRDVGWGMGADALLYRFDPTSATRLSLPPDIAEQTMAEVSLGLEGMVEIFRTLGAPQAQPVG encoded by the coding sequence GTGAGCCTCAAACGAGAGATCCTGGCCAAGGTGCACGCGGTGCCGCCGCTGCCGGAGGTCGTTTTCAAGCTGCAGAAGTACTGCAACGATCCCAACGTCAGCTACTCCGAGCTGGCGAAGGTCATCGAGGTCGATGCGGGCCTGACCACCAGCCTGTTGCGGCTGGCCAACTCGGCCTATTTCGGCTGCGAGCAGTCGATCGGCTCGGTGCAGTACGCCATGACCCGCCTGGGATTGAAGCGGGTCTACCAGATCGTGCTGGCCGTGTGCGTGGCGCCGATGAGCCGCAAGCCGATCCGCGGTTACGACCTGGCCCCGGCCATGCTGTGGCAGCACGCGATCGCCACCGCCATGGCCTCGGAGTACCTCGCCCAGGAGCTCGGCGGCGCCGACCCGGCGGACGCCTTCACCGCCGGCATGCTGCACGACATGGGCAAGATCGTCCTGGGCAACTTCGTCGACGTGGACATGGACAAGATCAGGCGGTCGATGGACCAGAGCGGCATCCCCTTCGACGAGGCCGAGCGCGAGGTGTTCGGCACCGACCATGCCTCCGTCGCCGCCGCGCTGCTCCAGCGCTGGCAGCTGCCGGCCCGCATCGTCGCCGCGGTGCGGTACCACCATCACCCGTCCGCCTGCGCCGAGCCCGAGCCGTTGCTGGACATCGTCCACATCGCGGACGTCCTGTGCCGGGACGTGGGCTGGGGCATGGGCGCCGACGCCCTGCTCTACCGCTTCGACCCGACGTCGGCGACGCGGCTGTCACTGCCGCCGGACATCGCCGAGCAGACCATGGCCGAGGTCTCGCTCGGTCTCGAGGGGATGGTGGAGATCTTCCGGACCCTCGGCGCCCCGCAGGCCCAGCCGGTGGGTTGA
- a CDS encoding chemotaxis protein CheX, whose amino-acid sequence MRTATGTTPLESAADAVRETCEMQLGLTLRALPPCDRGEAGPEGWCRSGIDLAARDGRWRLTLVADALSARRLAQRLYALDPDEDPAREELADALNELVNIAAGVFKRDHRGTALHLALPVFATGWPDREPTSHDRETVRLAAGAKDPQLHVLLGWLQTDEPGDGRDEP is encoded by the coding sequence GTGAGGACGGCGACCGGCACCACCCCCCTCGAGTCCGCCGCCGACGCGGTGCGCGAGACGTGCGAGATGCAGCTGGGCCTGACGCTGCGGGCCCTGCCGCCTTGCGATCGCGGGGAGGCGGGACCGGAGGGCTGGTGCCGCAGCGGCATCGACCTCGCCGCCCGCGACGGCCGCTGGCGCCTGACGCTGGTGGCGGACGCGCTCAGCGCCCGCCGGCTGGCGCAGCGGCTGTACGCCTTGGATCCCGACGAGGACCCCGCGCGCGAGGAACTGGCCGACGCGCTCAACGAACTGGTCAACATCGCGGCCGGCGTCTTCAAGCGCGACCACCGCGGGACGGCGCTGCACCTCGCCCTGCCGGTGTTCGCGACGGGATGGCCGGACCGGGAGCCGACGTCGCACGATCGGGAGACGGTGCGGCTGGCCGCCGGCGCCAAGGATCCCCAGCTCCACGTGCTGCTCGGATGGCTGCAGACCGACGAACCGGGAGACGGTCGAGATGAGCCTTAG